The following is a genomic window from Saprospiraceae bacterium.
AATGATTTTTTACGCTTATTGGGGTCAAAAGATGGTTCATAATAAGTACCAAAAAAGTAGCCAAGGGACATCACTGCAATCCAGGGTATCAAGGGGTATTCAATATAAAAATTTACATCATCTGAGATCTTAAAAATGTTCCGTTCGTGGATTACAGACCAAAACATTCGGCCACCCATATGAAAATTGTCCAACAGATTATGTCCAAAAATCAGTATAACACTAAATGCTAAGATAAAATACTTAGAAAAGTGAACCAACGCTGCTAAAACAATCATGCTTATCCCCAAAGACCAGATCACCAGCAAACCTGGACTTCTGAAATAGATATCAAAAAACCATGCAAAATTGACAATAGTCATTTCGATAAATACCAGCCATAGACCACGCTTGAATAGAAATACGGATAATTCTTTCTTTGATTTTCTTTTTCCAACCATAAAAGCAGAAGTACCGGCTAAAAAAGCGAAAGCAGGTGCGCAAAAGTGAGTAATAAATCTTGTGAAAAATATAGGTAAAGTACTTTGTAAAGGGTCAGATGGATCAAACATAAATGAATCATAATGAAAATAATCCCTGACATGGTCGAGGGCCATAACAATCATTGCCAGTCCTTTTAAAAGGTCAATGGATTCTATCCTTGGTTTTGAAATTGCAGTCATTTTAAAAATTTATTTTTGATTAATACCCAAAAAAATATGGAATAGGACGACATGTTAATATATGGATGTTTCCAAACGCTTATTTTTTAGCTCCTTCAAGCTCTGTCAATTTTTTCCTCGACCCTTCATTTTCCTTTATAGCCAAAGCTTTTTTCAATTGTAAAATCGCATTTGCTGTATCGCCCATGGCTATAAAATAATCGCCATAAGAATCATATACGTTATAACTTTCTGGATAATTTTCTACGTTGAGTTTGAAAAGACGTTCTGCTGTTTTATACATTTTCCTTCCCAGAAAATCATAGCCCATATAATTGATTTCTCCTTCGTCGGGCTTGATTTGGTAACCCATTTTTTGAGATAGCATGGCAAAGTGGTTTTGATATTTAGTTGCCAAAATACCTGTAGAATCTGTGAAATCCTTCATGCCGAGTTTTAAAGGGAAAAAATCAAAGAAATGACGTAAAGCATCATATTCTGTAATCAGCGGAACAGAGCCGTGTGTATCTTCCGGATAGTATTTACCCTGATAATTCAAGCCATTATTTTTATTTTTCTCAAATGCGGCTTGCAATTTTAATATGGAGCGGATATGTTTCGTTTCTTGTGAGGTATCTTTTTGAACCTTTTTTATATCCATACCATCCTCCAGTGTATTGGCGATACCCAGATATAGAGATTTTCCTTCAAACTTCTTTTCCATTAAAACCTTTTGCGTTTGTTTCAAAAGCTTTTCTTTGTCCCACCACATACTCGGATCAATGCAGATGTAGGAATTGAACAAATCGTTGTGATGCACAAAAGTCTGCATTACAGCCAAACCACCGAATGAATGACCGATGAGCATTTTATAAGATGCTACAGGATATTTTTTTTCAATATGCGGCATCAATTCCTTTTCTATAAATGCTATGAAGTTTTCACCACCTCCCGATGTTTTTGAAAACGTACTATCCATAAAAGGTGGGTCAGCATCAATATGCGTCGGTGTTAGGTCTCTGGTTCGATCCGTGTTGGGTATGCCTACCACCATCATTTTAGGACACATCGTATTACCATTGATGGTGCTCAATTGCTGAATCATGCCTACTACTGATGAAAAATGTCCCTCACCATCCAATACATACACTACAGGAAAACGCTCTTTGCTGTCGGCATTTCCACCAGGTACATGTACCCAAATTTTCCTGTTTTCACCCAAAATATTGGATTGGACACTATCCGTTACGCCAATGACGATGTTTTCATTTACTACTTTTCCTTGAGAAAATGCAGAAGTTGCCAGAAGATAAAAAGGTAGAAATAAGATTAAATTTTTCATTTAAAAAACTTGATTTTTTTTGATTTAAAATAGAGAAATTACTGTGGGATAATCACTTTTACTTTTTCCAATTCAGGCAATTAGTTTTTTGGCAATGTTAAATAATCGGGCACTTCAATTGGAGATCTTGTTTCCATGCTTGTATTAAACATATCTGTTTGTAAACGCCAGTTGTTATTTTCTTTTTTGTAGATGGCTATAAATTTTCCAATATCAATGATTTCGTCTTGCTGATTGTTCATCACATATTTGCCTTTGGCAATTAATTTGTCCCCGCTTTGTTCGAGGTCAATAAATTGAAGTTCAATGTTGTGCATCCCTCTTTTAGAAACAGTATGCCAAAAACTTGAAATCGCTTTCTGACCTGAAACCGGTGGTGAGCCGGGGGCAAAAATCGTAGCATCGGTTGCATATATTGCCGCTACACTGTCCCAGGCTGAGTTGTTTATTAATCTTACAAGTTCATTTTCCACTTTAATTACGGCTGCTCTTGCTTTCAGATAAGGCGAACCTTTTTCGTCAGTCCGAAAAACTATTCCGACACCTTTAGCCTGAAGGACTGAATGGTCTGGCCATTTATTTTGCAGAAACTGTTCTGCTGCCAGGAAAAATACAGCTGGATTGTCTACATAAGGTAGGTGTCCCGTACCAGGGATAATTAATAATTGACTATTTGGCAAACTATTTTTCCATTCTTCCCATGCTGTTACAGGTGTTTCATCCTGATCGCCTCCTATAATCAGAGCCTTTGCTTTTACATTAGAAAGCTGTTGTGTAATATCCCATTTGCCCATAGATTGAAGGGAATAAAATCTGATTGGGTTTAATTGGTTTTTTTGGTTACAATCACAGACATCACCCCACATCCTCCTTACATGTAGTGGTGTTGGAAATTTACCCCGGGCCCATACTGCATAGTAGTCCCAGCAAGCTTTAATGCTATCTGCGGGAGTAGATCTGTAAGCCTTGCTGTTTTGGTTTAGTATCAATTGGGAAATGCTATCAAGCCTATTTACACCTTTCCATTTTTGAGAAGCTGCCGTTGGATTTACAAGGATCATTGATTCTATTCTATCAGGGTGAACAGTGGCGTAATAACCCAACAATATACCACCATTTGAATGTGCAAGTACTTTCATTTTTTGCATGCGAAAATGTTTCCTGACCATCTCTACATCCTGAACAAACTGGTGAATGTTTAATCTTGCAGTGTCTTTAACAAAGGAAGAAAAGCCTGTACCAGGTTGGTCAAAAAATAAAAGTACATGATGAGCCGCAAGTGGCATCAGGTCAGGAACAAGATAGCGAGAACCAAATCCACCACCATGAAATACAACGATGGTGTCTTTTCCTTCGCCTGTCAGTCGATAAAAAAGACGCACAGAATCATTTGTTGATATATACCCTTCAGATGATTTTAGTTTTACCGTTTGTGCATTCACAGTAAAAGAAATCAGAAAGATTAGCGATAGTCCAATGAAGAATGTTCCACTTTTCATGATAAAGTATGATTATTTTTGAAATTTTCCTTGCTTATCCACATACTGCCAAAAGTCGCTCTCCCATACGCTGTACTCACCATCCTTTTCAGTTTTGCATTGATTGCTGACCTTGGCTTTGCCATTTTCAAAAGGGTAGGCACAATCGAACTGTGGTTCGATGACGATGGCATAAGTCTTAGCATCTGCGTAGCCAATTTTACCATTTTTCACCACCCGAATCAGTCCATCTGCCTCGTAATCGGGACCATTGTCGTAAATGAATACATCATAAATGATTGCTTTTTGGCCGTCCAAAATGACCCATTTTCCATCAGCGGTTTGTTGCATGGTCAAGGCCGGGGTGGTTTTTGGTGCGACGGTATTGTCATCATTGGCTTTGTCGCTATGGTTTTGTTTGCAAGCAACGGCTGCAAGTAGAAAACCGAGGAGGACTACCAACGGAAAATGGTTTTTCAACATTTTTTTATTTTTTATAATTTTTAAATTAAGGCAACATACCATAAAACCCAACATGTTTTTACTCATCTATTCGAAAAATCGACCCTTTTATATTCCGACTCATCGGGCGGCCCTGAGGTAATCTGTAAAAATGGCTTTCCTGTAAGCGTCATGATTACCGAGCCGAAGGTCATGCCCCATTGGTTTGGGGTAACACAAACAGGGTACTTTTTGTCGTCTTTGGAGCGCAGTGCAGCTTTGATGGTGGCATCGCTGATGGCCCCACTCGGAGCCACCCAGCGTTGTACTGCGGCTAAACGGACAAAACTATTGGATTCAACAGGCTTTTCTTCTTCTTTCAGTGTCGGGTCAAACTTCTTGTGCCAAGGCTTCACGTCATCGTTCACTAGCGGATGGTTGGTGTGATAAACCGTTCCATTCTCATTTTTTGGGTCAAAACGCACCACTTTATTGGCGGATGCCTCAAAATCATAGACATCTCCTCTGATGCCGATGATATAGTTCTGGCCAGAGGCATGAGGCACTTTTTGTATAAAATCCAGCAAATTGTCCTTGTCGGCGATGCTCAGCATTCTCCTCACGATAAACGCCACAGGCAGACCCGTCGTGCTGGCCTTCAACTGCATTAGAGTGTTCATGCAAGCGCCAATGCCCACTTCATTCATGCCGTTGAGTACGATGCAGCCTGGATGCGTCAGTATGAGCTGTTCGGGGCGGTCGCCGCTACGGACGATGCGTAGCAGCACCTGATACCCGTCGGTATAGGCTTCGATGTCCATGTTTTGCGCAATATAACCGGGGTGGCCATCACGGGCAGGCACGCCCACACCACTGCAATGGTGGTTTTCGAGATTGTCCTGATAGACCCAAAATTCATCAAGGAGGCTGAACACCATCACGTCATTGAACGGCTGCCCGGCCCCATCGGCGATGCCCCTGACTTCTTCGTAAAGTTCTGGTGTCCATTGCTTAATGGCTGCATCGAAACTTGTTTTTTGATAAAAATCGGCCATTACCTCGTTGGCATCCTTGCCCAGTTCGCTGGTCGTTTTTTCCTTGAATTTGGAGATGAGTTCACCGATTTCCTTTTTTAAAATTTGACCATGCTGCAGGCCCAGTTCATAGCCAGTGCCGGTGAGGGTGACTTCCCTGATGGGCTGACGGAGGTTTTTGACAATAGGGTTAGCCTCCACTACCATACTACTTGTTTGAGCAAATGATTGATTTGTCAGGTGCAGACAGATGGTGAAGGCTGCTATGACATGAAATTTGGTATTCATTCGAATTGATTTTTTTTTGAAAGATAAAAATATTGAGGTTTTTTGGTTTACTTCAAAGCGTCCCATTCCTCCTTTGTAGCTTTGGCTTTCTGATATTCCATCAATATCTGCCAGATGCCGTTTTGCTTCACTAATAATGCTTCCAGATGAGTATATCCTTCAGAAAGGAGCTTGCCCTGACCATCATGAGAAGTAAAATAAAAAATGCCTGTCTCATGAGCAGTGGTTTCATCACCTATTCTTTGAGAAAAGCGAAACGACACATTATCCTTCTGCTTTCCGTCCTTTGTGTCGGTAAAACCCTGCTTCCATCGTGTCAGGGCGGCTGTCATGGGATAAGACTGTTTGTTTTTTCCTGAGGTTGTTACCAGGACAGCATTATCATGACAAGTGGCTTTGTAGCCTTCAAAATCGCCTTCTTTTACCGCGCGGGATACCTCTGCCCAAAAGGTTTTGTCTATTTCAGCTATACGTATTGAATCAGAACTTGATGTATATACCGATTTTTGGGACTCGGTGGTACCCATTTTTGCCAACATATTCGTCGCATTGGTATTGCCTGGATTTAATTCGAGTGATTTTTTGTAATTAGCAATGGCTGCTTCTTTTTGCCCGTCTTTCATCAATGCCTCGGCATAGCTGTCATAAGCGTTGAAAGATTTAGGAAATTCATCCACATTTATTTTCAACACAGCCAGCGCTTCTGCTATTTTGCCTTCGCCCATGTAGGTATATCCCAGTGTATTGAAGCCGTCCTCTGCAAAGTCATAAGTATCTTTGTCCTTTTTTAATGCGTCATAAGTTTTCAATGCTCCGGCAATACCTTGTGTTTCAAGAGCATTCTTAATCTCAGCTGATGCTGATTTTTTAACTACCATCAACTTAGCTGCCGAATTGAGTATGCGCATTCCAATATCATCTGCTCCCTTATCCGAGTTCGTCAGTACAACTACCCCTTTGCCTGTCTCCTTAACAAATCCTGCATAAGTGCGATAGCCCCCTGTGCCGCCATTGTGCCAAATCACGTCGCCTTCCGCACCTTTTGAAATAATCCAGCCCAGCCCGACTCGGGTGCCACCGCCTGCTTTATCATGTCGGGGTTGATGGGTAAGTTGCATCGCCGCCTGCAATTTTGATTTTTGAAGCCCCATATTGGCAGCAACATACCGCAACATATCATAAAGAGAACTTCGAATGGCTCCGGCACCGGCTAAGGTTGGAATATCCCAATTTGACACCTTGGCGCCATTGCTGTGACCCATTGCAAGGTTTTTGATCATTTGTTTATCAAAGGTAATTTTAGTAGATTTCATACCCAGTGGCGAAGCTATTTTTGTGATGATCAATTCTTCATAAGATTTTCCTTCCTTGAGAGACAAGATTTGCCCCAACAACCCTACAGCTAAATTAGAATATTCCATCGCTGAACCAATGTCCCGGGTCAAAGTATAATTGTTCAGAAAATCATACATCTGTTCGACGGTGTAATCAGCATAAGGGTTGGCGGGGTCTTTTGGTGCAAAATTAGTCGGCATACGCGCCAGACCGGAAGTATGGTCAGACAAGTGCCCCAAGGTGATTTGTTTGCCTTCTTTGAGTGGTAATTTTACCACCGCTGGGAGGTAGTTTTGGGCGGCATCATCGGTTTTCAACTTTCCTTCCTGTACCATTTGAGCCAGCAAGAGGGCCGTAAATGTTTTGGAGATGGAGCCGATTTCATAAATAGTATGCTCATTGACGGGCTGTCCGCCGATGATTTTGTTACCGAAAGCATAGTAATGAGGACCATCTTTGTCAATGATACCCACAACAATGCTGGGCGTATGGCCGTACTCGATGCGTTTCTGAATGCTTTGAACGATGTCTTCCGGCAGTTTTTTCTGTGCAAAAACGATGTTTGCCAAAAGGCCAAAACATAAGTATAGGATTAAATTTTTCATT
Proteins encoded in this region:
- a CDS encoding DUF1624 domain-containing protein; protein product: MTAISKPRIESIDLLKGLAMIVMALDHVRDYFHYDSFMFDPSDPLQSTLPIFFTRFITHFCAPAFAFLAGTSAFMVGKRKSKKELSVFLFKRGLWLVFIEMTIVNFAWFFDIYFRSPGLLVIWSLGISMIVLAALVHFSKYFILAFSVILIFGHNLLDNFHMGGRMFWSVIHERNIFKISDDVNFYIEYPLIPWIAVMSLGYFFGTYYEPSFDPNKRKKSFNIIGIAAISIFIILRSFNIYGESIPFDDNGMFSQTLMSFLQLTKYPPSLLYLLVTLGAAFLFLANTENVRGKVVNFFCTFGRVPFFYYIIHLFLIHIVAMVFAQFSGLGWQAMILPEWSMPKGFGYSLLVVYMVWIGIIISLYPSCKWFDTYKQAHKEKWWLSYL
- a CDS encoding serine hydrolase → MKNLILYLCFGLLANIVFAQKKLPEDIVQSIQKRIEYGHTPSIVVGIIDKDGPHYYAFGNKIIGGQPVNEHTIYEIGSISKTFTALLLAQMVQEGKLKTDDAAQNYLPAVVKLPLKEGKQITLGHLSDHTSGLARMPTNFAPKDPANPYADYTVEQMYDFLNNYTLTRDIGSAMEYSNLAVGLLGQILSLKEGKSYEELIITKIASPLGMKSTKITFDKQMIKNLAMGHSNGAKVSNWDIPTLAGAGAIRSSLYDMLRYVAANMGLQKSKLQAAMQLTHQPRHDKAGGGTRVGLGWIISKGAEGDVIWHNGGTGGYRTYAGFVKETGKGVVVLTNSDKGADDIGMRILNSAAKLMVVKKSASAEIKNALETQGIAGALKTYDALKKDKDTYDFAEDGFNTLGYTYMGEGKIAEALAVLKINVDEFPKSFNAYDSYAEALMKDGQKEAAIANYKKSLELNPGNTNATNMLAKMGTTESQKSVYTSSSDSIRIAEIDKTFWAEVSRAVKEGDFEGYKATCHDNAVLVTTSGKNKQSYPMTAALTRWKQGFTDTKDGKQKDNVSFRFSQRIGDETTAHETGIFYFTSHDGQGKLLSEGYTHLEALLVKQNGIWQILMEYQKAKATKEEWDALK
- a CDS encoding WG repeat-containing protein; its protein translation is MVVLLGFLLAAVACKQNHSDKANDDNTVAPKTTPALTMQQTADGKWVILDGQKAIIYDVFIYDNGPDYEADGLIRVVKNGKIGYADAKTYAIVIEPQFDCAYPFENGKAKVSNQCKTEKDGEYSVWESDFWQYVDKQGKFQK
- a CDS encoding alpha/beta fold hydrolase produces the protein MKSGTFFIGLSLIFLISFTVNAQTVKLKSSEGYISTNDSVRLFYRLTGEGKDTIVVFHGGGFGSRYLVPDLMPLAAHHVLLFFDQPGTGFSSFVKDTARLNIHQFVQDVEMVRKHFRMQKMKVLAHSNGGILLGYYATVHPDRIESMILVNPTAASQKWKGVNRLDSISQLILNQNSKAYRSTPADSIKACWDYYAVWARGKFPTPLHVRRMWGDVCDCNQKNQLNPIRFYSLQSMGKWDITQQLSNVKAKALIIGGDQDETPVTAWEEWKNSLPNSQLLIIPGTGHLPYVDNPAVFFLAAEQFLQNKWPDHSVLQAKGVGIVFRTDEKGSPYLKARAAVIKVENELVRLINNSAWDSVAAIYATDATIFAPGSPPVSGQKAISSFWHTVSKRGMHNIELQFIDLEQSGDKLIAKGKYVMNNQQDEIIDIGKFIAIYKKENNNWRLQTDMFNTSMETRSPIEVPDYLTLPKN
- a CDS encoding alpha/beta hydrolase, which encodes MKNLILFLPFYLLATSAFSQGKVVNENIVIGVTDSVQSNILGENRKIWVHVPGGNADSKERFPVVYVLDGEGHFSSVVGMIQQLSTINGNTMCPKMMVVGIPNTDRTRDLTPTHIDADPPFMDSTFSKTSGGGENFIAFIEKELMPHIEKKYPVASYKMLIGHSFGGLAVMQTFVHHNDLFNSYICIDPSMWWDKEKLLKQTQKVLMEKKFEGKSLYLGIANTLEDGMDIKKVQKDTSQETKHIRSILKLQAAFEKNKNNGLNYQGKYYPEDTHGSVPLITEYDALRHFFDFFPLKLGMKDFTDSTGILATKYQNHFAMLSQKMGYQIKPDEGEINYMGYDFLGRKMYKTAERLFKLNVENYPESYNVYDSYGDYFIAMGDTANAILQLKKALAIKENEGSRKKLTELEGAKK